A window of Thermococcus aggregans contains these coding sequences:
- a CDS encoding DEAD/DEAH box helicase — translation MYLRRDLIQPRVYQEVIYAKCKDRNSLVVLPTGLGKTLIAQMIADYRLFKYGGKVLMLAPTKPLALQHRESFLRLFDLPEEKMNTLTGEIPPEKRAEIWRKSIIITATPQTIENDLVVGRISLENVVLLVFDEAHRAVGNYAYVYIAKEYMRQAKHPLILGLTASPGSDEAKIREIVKNLFIEHIEVRTENSPDVKPYVHGIKFEWVKVELPEIYKEVRKILREMLKDSLKPLAEAGLIDGASPDIPKKEILKAGQIINAEMAKGNYDVGKLMFYQAKALKLHHAIELLETQGLSALRAYLKKLYEESKTGKTKSTKELMQDQRMKKAIALLVQAKELGIDHPKLDKMKELVKEQLSKKPSSKIIVFTNYRETAKKIVKELLREQIKSMRFVGQANKENDKGLSQKKQKQILDLFSQGEFNVLVATSVGEEGLDVPEVDLVIFYEPVPSAIRSIQRRGRTGRHRPGRVVILMAKGTRDEAYYWSSRHKEKQMISLLKKVEDMVKKEKQASLLGFVKPKEKYEKSEEVSEKREEAEKGVYEKLPIKPVFVKKPKGIVIYVDSRELKSQVPKLLKELGAHLEVKTLDVGDYILSEDVAIERKSANDFIQSIIDGRLFDQAKRLKEAYARPVIIIEGELYGIRNVHPNAIRGALAALTVDWEIPVLFAKDASEVASYIYLIAKREQEERKKEVAVRSERKALTLAERQRLIVEGLPYVSATLAKRLLKHFGSVERVFTAKESELMQVEGIGEKIAREIRKVITSPYVEE, via the coding sequence ATGTATCTGCGAAGAGACCTTATCCAACCCAGGGTTTATCAAGAGGTAATCTACGCAAAATGTAAAGATAGAAACAGTCTGGTTGTTCTACCAACAGGGTTAGGGAAGACTTTAATAGCTCAGATGATAGCGGACTATAGGCTCTTCAAGTATGGTGGAAAGGTCTTAATGCTTGCGCCGACAAAGCCCCTGGCGCTCCAGCACAGAGAGAGCTTTTTAAGGCTTTTTGATCTTCCAGAAGAGAAGATGAATACCTTAACGGGTGAAATTCCTCCAGAAAAAAGAGCTGAGATCTGGAGAAAGAGCATCATAATAACTGCCACTCCCCAAACAATAGAAAACGACCTTGTTGTTGGGAGAATAAGCCTCGAAAATGTTGTTTTGCTCGTTTTTGACGAGGCTCACAGAGCGGTAGGGAACTACGCCTACGTTTACATAGCAAAGGAATATATGAGGCAGGCAAAGCATCCACTTATTCTGGGACTCACAGCTTCTCCGGGAAGTGACGAGGCAAAGATTCGTGAGATCGTTAAAAATCTCTTTATTGAGCACATTGAGGTTAGAACCGAGAATTCCCCAGACGTCAAGCCTTACGTTCATGGAATAAAGTTTGAGTGGGTTAAAGTAGAACTCCCAGAAATTTACAAGGAAGTCAGGAAGATTCTAAGGGAAATGCTCAAAGACTCGTTGAAGCCTTTAGCTGAAGCAGGCCTTATAGATGGTGCTTCTCCGGACATTCCAAAGAAGGAAATTCTCAAGGCAGGGCAGATAATAAATGCCGAGATGGCAAAGGGCAACTACGATGTTGGGAAGCTTATGTTCTACCAGGCAAAAGCCCTGAAGCTTCACCACGCAATAGAGCTACTCGAAACTCAGGGGTTGTCTGCTTTAAGGGCTTATCTAAAAAAACTCTACGAGGAATCCAAGACTGGAAAAACAAAATCAACAAAAGAGCTTATGCAAGATCAAAGGATGAAAAAAGCAATAGCTCTTCTTGTCCAGGCAAAAGAACTGGGAATCGATCATCCAAAGCTCGATAAAATGAAGGAATTGGTTAAGGAGCAGCTGAGCAAGAAGCCGTCCTCAAAGATAATCGTGTTCACAAACTATAGAGAGACGGCGAAAAAGATCGTAAAGGAACTTCTCCGAGAGCAAATCAAGAGCATGCGTTTTGTAGGACAAGCCAACAAGGAAAACGATAAGGGTTTAAGCCAGAAGAAGCAAAAGCAGATTTTGGATCTCTTCTCGCAAGGAGAATTTAACGTTCTCGTGGCTACAAGCGTTGGTGAAGAGGGATTGGATGTCCCTGAGGTAGATTTGGTTATCTTTTATGAACCGGTTCCATCAGCAATAAGGAGCATTCAGAGAAGGGGAAGAACCGGAAGACATAGACCCGGTAGAGTTGTTATACTAATGGCAAAGGGAACAAGAGATGAGGCTTATTACTGGAGTTCCCGCCATAAGGAGAAGCAGATGATTTCCCTCTTAAAGAAGGTGGAAGATATGGTTAAAAAGGAGAAACAGGCTTCCCTTTTAGGTTTTGTAAAGCCCAAGGAGAAGTATGAAAAATCCGAGGAAGTTAGTGAAAAGAGGGAGGAAGCGGAAAAGGGTGTGTATGAAAAGCTTCCTATAAAGCCAGTTTTTGTAAAGAAACCAAAGGGAATTGTTATTTACGTTGATTCACGTGAACTTAAGAGCCAGGTTCCAAAATTGCTGAAGGAACTCGGTGCTCATTTGGAAGTTAAGACCCTCGATGTGGGAGATTATATACTAAGCGAGGACGTGGCCATAGAAAGGAAATCTGCAAACGATTTTATCCAGTCAATAATAGATGGAAGGCTTTTTGATCAGGCAAAACGTTTAAAGGAAGCCTATGCCCGGCCAGTTATCATTATAGAAGGAGAGCTCTATGGAATCAGGAACGTACACCCCAATGCTATTAGGGGAGCTCTGGCCGCTCTGACTGTGGATTGGGAAATCCCGGTTCTTTTTGCCAAAGATGCAAGCGAAGTCGCCAGCTACATCTACCTCATAGCTAAACGCGAACAAGAGGAAAGAAAGAAGGAAGTGGCTGTAAGGAGTGAGAGAAAAGCTCTTACTCTTGCGGAAAGGCAGAGGCTAATCGTCGAAGGACTTCCCTACGTGTCGGCAACCTTGGCAAAGAGACTCCTTAAGCATTTTGGAAGCGTAGAGAGAGTTTTCACTGCAAAAGAGAGCGAATTAATGCAGGTTGAGGGAATCGGTGAGAAAATCGCCAGAGAAATAAGGAAAGTTATAACGTCCCCTTACGTGGAGGAATAA
- a CDS encoding M55 family metallopeptidase, with the protein MKAFISVDLEGMPFIVSIEHLVEKGALYNEARKIATEITLTAADALHRAGFEEVVIADSHGPMVNLLPENLPEYVYLVRGYPRPVAMVAGAEKCDVALFLGYHAKAGTPYAIFDHTYSGANVGKLEINGIEVSEFLLNGFTVGHFNIPVILVGGDEKLLEDDVKNFAPWAERVAFKRAFSRYSAISPSLKKIKADLENAVFRAVEKYKKGETKPLKLEYPVKVRLTYNNSGMADAGELLPGARRIDGKTVEFEAKDIVEAYKAFQLLVFAAAGVTSLLRR; encoded by the coding sequence ATGAAGGCATTTATATCTGTTGATTTGGAAGGGATGCCGTTTATAGTAAGCATCGAACACCTAGTAGAAAAGGGTGCCCTCTACAATGAAGCTCGAAAAATAGCCACGGAAATAACCTTAACAGCCGCAGATGCCCTTCACCGGGCTGGTTTTGAGGAGGTAGTGATAGCTGACAGCCATGGTCCAATGGTAAACCTTCTTCCAGAGAACCTTCCTGAATATGTTTATCTCGTCAGGGGATACCCGAGGCCAGTTGCCATGGTCGCTGGAGCTGAAAAATGCGATGTTGCACTGTTCTTGGGCTACCACGCCAAGGCCGGAACTCCTTATGCGATTTTCGACCACACATACAGCGGTGCAAACGTTGGCAAGCTTGAAATAAACGGCATTGAGGTTAGTGAATTCCTCCTAAACGGCTTCACTGTAGGTCATTTCAACATACCGGTAATCCTCGTGGGCGGTGACGAAAAGCTCCTTGAGGATGACGTGAAAAACTTTGCTCCATGGGCGGAGAGAGTAGCGTTTAAGAGAGCATTTTCACGGTATTCCGCTATAAGCCCAAGTTTGAAGAAAATAAAGGCAGACCTTGAGAATGCTGTCTTTAGGGCTGTTGAGAAATACAAAAAAGGTGAAACAAAGCCGTTAAAACTCGAGTATCCCGTTAAGGTAAGGCTCACCTATAACAACAGCGGCATGGCAGATGCTGGAGAGCTTCTCCCAGGGGCAAGAAGAATAGATGGAAAGACAGTAGAATTTGAAGCAAAAGATATCGTCGAAGCATACAAGGCATTCCAGCTGCTGGTGTTTGCTGCCGCAGGAGTTACCTCATTACTCCGGCGTTAA
- a CDS encoding geranylgeranylglyceryl/heptaprenylglyceryl phosphate synthase: MLKLGKVEAYIHEKLEREKLHFVLLDPDDVSPDTAGKLAKMSEEVGVDAIMVGGSTGAEGEVLDNVVKAIKENSSLPVILFPGSHRGVSKYADAIFFMSLLNSRNPFFITGAQALGAFTVKRYGLEPIPMAYLIIEPGETVGWVSDAKPIPRHKPKIAAAYALAGQYMGMRLVYLEAGSGAPQHVPNEMIKIVKAVIDVPLIVGGGIRSYEDAKEVATAGADIIVTGTAIEKAGSLEEARKRLENIIKGVKEVSP; the protein is encoded by the coding sequence ATGCTGAAGTTAGGAAAAGTTGAAGCATATATTCACGAAAAGCTTGAAAGGGAAAAACTTCACTTTGTTCTCCTCGATCCGGATGATGTTTCTCCTGACACTGCCGGGAAGCTCGCTAAAATGAGCGAAGAAGTGGGCGTGGATGCAATAATGGTGGGAGGCTCTACGGGAGCAGAGGGAGAAGTCCTCGACAATGTTGTTAAGGCAATAAAAGAGAACTCCAGCTTACCGGTGATACTCTTTCCCGGCTCGCATAGAGGAGTAAGTAAATACGCAGATGCCATATTCTTTATGAGCCTTCTCAATTCGCGAAATCCCTTTTTTATCACTGGAGCTCAGGCGCTTGGAGCTTTTACAGTAAAACGCTATGGACTTGAACCAATACCTATGGCGTATCTAATAATTGAGCCCGGTGAAACAGTTGGGTGGGTGAGTGATGCCAAGCCCATTCCAAGGCATAAACCAAAGATTGCAGCGGCTTACGCTCTGGCTGGGCAGTATATGGGGATGAGACTGGTTTACCTCGAAGCGGGGAGCGGTGCTCCGCAACATGTGCCAAATGAAATGATTAAGATAGTTAAAGCGGTCATCGATGTTCCCCTTATTGTCGGGGGTGGCATAAGGAGCTATGAAGACGCAAAAGAAGTGGCAACGGCCGGTGCGGATATAATAGTCACCGGAACGGCTATAGAGAAGGCCGGTTCATTAGAAGAGGCAAGAAAAAGGCTCGAAAACATAATAAAAGGAGTTAAAGAAGTTAGTCCTTGA
- a CDS encoding GIY-YIG nuclease family protein, which translates to MKGSYILVIYLDRDTKIKTKAREFYLKKGYYIYVGSAMNSLEKRVERHFKKEKRLHWHIDFLLQKAQLLSAYLIPSEERIEEMLSRTIGAVFQGVEGFGASDLSVKTNLYYSKHPPDGTICNILNSNNLGWKRIKSPKEIMDWREENAEVRKS; encoded by the coding sequence ATGAAGGGTTCGTATATTCTCGTTATCTATTTAGATAGGGACACAAAGATAAAAACAAAAGCCAGAGAGTTTTATTTGAAAAAGGGGTATTACATCTATGTCGGCTCTGCCATGAATTCTCTTGAAAAAAGAGTTGAGAGACATTTTAAAAAAGAAAAACGCCTTCACTGGCACATTGATTTTCTTCTCCAAAAAGCACAGCTTTTGAGCGCTTATTTAATACCTAGCGAGGAGAGAATTGAGGAGATGCTTTCTCGAACTATAGGAGCTGTTTTTCAGGGAGTTGAGGGCTTCGGAGCGAGCGATCTTAGCGTAAAGACTAATTTATACTATTCCAAGCACCCTCCAGATGGAACAATATGTAACATCCTAAACTCAAATAACCTTGGCTGGAAAAGGATTAAAAGTCCTAAAGAGATTATGGACTGGAGGGAAGAAAATGCTGAAGTTAGGAAAAGTTGA
- a CDS encoding DUF2095 family protein — protein MVDKKKKRPIDEFPWQEYDKEEFREKFPHLARELEEEPGLVIEGYRVEEEEEDELMDFSGYNPTVIDFIRRCDTDEEALEIINWMEEHGEITPEMAKELRIKLVKEGVRSFGSKKEWGWYERHRKR, from the coding sequence ATGGTAGATAAAAAGAAAAAACGCCCAATTGATGAGTTTCCCTGGCAGGAATATGATAAGGAAGAATTTAGAGAGAAGTTTCCTCACTTGGCGAGAGAGCTCGAAGAAGAGCCAGGGCTTGTTATTGAGGGATATCGAGTAGAAGAAGAGGAAGAAGACGAACTGATGGATTTCTCTGGATATAACCCAACAGTTATTGATTTCATAAGAAGATGCGACACGGATGAAGAAGCATTGGAAATTATTAACTGGATGGAAGAGCACGGAGAGATAACTCCCGAAATGGCCAAGGAGTTAAGAATAAAGCTTGTAAAAGAAGGCGTTAGAAGTTTTGGAAGCAAAAAAGAGTGGGGATGGTACGAGAGGCATAGAAAACGCTAG
- a CDS encoding AMP phosphorylase, which translates to MRAKVKILEVETGRFMVVINEEDAKKAKLHPEDLIKIETAKRTIYGEVVISNMVGPGEIGVTKDILSTYTFSEGEIVNVAPAGTPESVRYVKKKMKGQKLKKVEIEAIVKDIVDRKLRDIEISSFVTSLEINGLDMDEIAWLTVAMAETGDMLDIDRKPIMDVHSIGGVPGNKTNILVVPIVAAAGLTIPKTSSRAITSAAGTADVMEVLAPVTHSLDEIKRIVEKIGACLVWGGALNLAPADDLTIKAERALSIDPRGLMLASIMSKKYAMGSQYVLIDIPTGEGVKVETIEEARSLAKDFIELGKRLGQYVEVAITYGGQPIGHTVGPALEAKEALETIMTGKGPGSLVEKATGLAGILLEMGGVAPAGMGKKMAKEILESGKAYEKLKEIIAEQGGDPNIKPEDIPIGDKTYTFVAQTSGYVTKIDNRAITTIARTAGAPEDKGAGIFLHVKVGEKVKEEDPLFTIHAESEARLDQAIIQARRLEPIRIEGMVLQRIGNL; encoded by the coding sequence ATGAGAGCAAAGGTAAAGATTTTGGAAGTGGAGACTGGTAGATTTATGGTAGTAATCAACGAAGAAGATGCTAAAAAAGCAAAACTTCATCCAGAGGACCTAATTAAAATAGAAACCGCAAAAAGAACAATATATGGAGAAGTCGTTATAAGCAACATGGTTGGGCCGGGAGAGATAGGAGTAACGAAAGATATACTGAGTACTTATACATTTTCTGAAGGAGAAATAGTAAACGTGGCTCCAGCTGGAACCCCCGAAAGTGTGAGGTATGTAAAGAAAAAGATGAAAGGTCAAAAGCTTAAGAAAGTTGAAATAGAGGCCATTGTGAAGGATATCGTGGACAGAAAGCTTAGAGATATAGAAATAAGTTCTTTTGTGACATCCCTTGAGATAAACGGGCTCGATATGGATGAGATTGCATGGCTCACAGTGGCGATGGCAGAGACTGGAGACATGCTCGATATAGATAGAAAGCCAATCATGGACGTCCACAGCATAGGTGGCGTCCCCGGAAACAAGACAAACATACTTGTAGTCCCCATTGTTGCTGCAGCTGGCCTGACAATTCCCAAGACTTCCTCAAGGGCAATAACAAGTGCCGCTGGAACTGCGGATGTTATGGAGGTTCTTGCCCCAGTGACTCACTCCTTGGATGAGATAAAGAGGATTGTAGAGAAAATCGGTGCCTGTTTGGTCTGGGGTGGAGCCCTTAATTTAGCTCCCGCCGATGATCTAACGATTAAAGCGGAGAGAGCGTTAAGCATTGACCCAAGAGGACTTATGCTCGCAAGCATAATGTCAAAGAAATATGCCATGGGCTCTCAATACGTTCTCATTGATATTCCAACGGGAGAGGGAGTAAAAGTAGAGACCATAGAGGAAGCGAGATCTCTAGCAAAAGACTTCATAGAGCTAGGGAAGAGACTTGGCCAGTACGTGGAAGTTGCAATTACCTATGGTGGGCAACCCATAGGCCATACCGTTGGCCCTGCTCTTGAAGCTAAGGAAGCCTTGGAAACGATAATGACTGGCAAAGGCCCGGGAAGCCTTGTAGAGAAAGCCACAGGGCTTGCGGGAATCCTGCTTGAGATGGGAGGAGTTGCACCGGCGGGAATGGGTAAGAAGATGGCAAAAGAAATCCTTGAAAGCGGGAAAGCGTATGAAAAGTTGAAGGAAATAATAGCCGAGCAGGGCGGAGATCCAAACATAAAGCCAGAAGACATTCCCATAGGCGACAAAACTTACACCTTCGTAGCTCAAACCTCGGGATACGTGACGAAAATTGATAACAGGGCAATAACAACAATAGCGAGAACTGCTGGGGCTCCCGAAGACAAGGGTGCTGGAATCTTCCTCCACGTTAAAGTCGGAGAAAAGGTAAAAGAAGAAGATCCTCTCTTTACGATACATGCAGAGAGTGAAGCTAGACTCGATCAAGCAATAATTCAGGCAAGAAGACTGGAACCAATAAGAATAGAAGGTATGGTGCTTCAGAGAATCGGAAATCTCTAG
- a CDS encoding slipin family protein yields the protein MPFGWIVYLIILVFILMFLASAIKIVKEYERAVIFRLGRVVGARGPGLFFIIPIFEKAVIVDLRTQVLDVPVQETITKDNVPVRVNAVVYFRVVEPVKAVTQVKNFIMATSQISQTTLRSVIGQAHLDELLSEREKLNRELQRIIDEATDPWGIKVTAVEIKDVELPAGMQRAMAKQAEAERERRARITLAEAERQAAEKLREAAEIISEHPMALQLRTLQTISDVAGDKSNVIVLTLPMEMLKLFRSLSDTAEVAKKKLEEEKE from the coding sequence ATGCCCTTTGGGTGGATTGTGTACCTTATTATTTTGGTTTTTATTTTGATGTTTTTGGCTTCAGCCATAAAGATAGTGAAGGAATACGAAAGAGCAGTAATCTTCAGGCTTGGTAGAGTTGTTGGAGCAAGGGGTCCAGGATTGTTCTTCATAATCCCAATATTCGAAAAAGCTGTGATAGTTGATTTGAGAACTCAGGTTTTGGATGTTCCAGTGCAGGAAACAATAACAAAGGACAACGTTCCAGTAAGAGTTAACGCCGTTGTTTACTTTAGAGTTGTTGAGCCGGTAAAAGCCGTTACTCAGGTTAAGAACTTCATAATGGCGACCTCTCAGATTTCCCAAACAACTTTGAGAAGCGTAATCGGGCAGGCTCACTTGGATGAACTCCTTAGTGAGAGAGAAAAGCTTAACAGAGAACTACAGAGGATAATTGACGAGGCAACCGATCCATGGGGAATAAAGGTTACCGCTGTAGAGATCAAAGACGTTGAGCTCCCAGCAGGAATGCAGAGAGCTATGGCAAAACAGGCAGAGGCAGAGAGAGAAAGAAGGGCTAGGATTACCCTCGCTGAGGCAGAAAGACAAGCTGCTGAAAAGCTTAGAGAAGCTGCCGAAATTATCTCCGAACACCCAATGGCACTTCAGCTTAGAACTTTGCAAACAATAAGCGACGTAGCAGGCGATAAAAGCAACGTCATAGTCCTAACACTCCCAATGGAGATGTTAAAGCTGTTCAGGAGCCTTTCCGATACAGCTGAGGTTGCAAAGAAAAAATTAGAGGAAGAGAAAGAGTAG
- a CDS encoding NfeD family protein, with amino-acid sequence MKKIILISLFLLIFLAPALAEAKTVYVAQIKGEITSYTYDQFDRYISEAERANANAIVILLDTPGGRADAMQNIVERIKSADVPVITYVYPPGAMAASAGTYIALSSHLIAMAPGTSIGACRPILGYSQNGSIIEAPPKVVNFYVSYIKSLAKASGRNETIAEKFITEDLAIGPEEALEYGVIEVIANDVNELLEKADGMKTKVPVKGEYVTLDLKGAEVKYLEPSLKDKIITYITDPAVAYVLLTLGIWALVLGFLSPGWHVPETVGAIMIVLAIIGLGYFGYKSAGLLLIVLAVVFFIAEALTPTFGLFTVAGFITFVLGSIMLFSGGEGVDYLVSREVYSQIRLIIITIGALLALFFAFGMAAVIRAHRRKAQTGKEEMIDLSGEVVEPLAPEGMIRVRGELWRARSKDGETINVGEKVKVVGMEGLKLIVVREKEKKDEKENTKEVK; translated from the coding sequence ATGAAAAAGATTATTCTTATCTCGTTGTTTCTGCTCATATTCTTAGCCCCTGCTTTAGCTGAAGCAAAAACAGTTTATGTTGCTCAAATAAAAGGGGAAATCACATCTTACACCTATGACCAGTTCGATAGGTACATAAGCGAGGCAGAGAGGGCAAACGCAAACGCGATTGTAATTCTCCTTGACACCCCGGGAGGCAGAGCAGATGCGATGCAAAATATAGTTGAAAGAATAAAGTCTGCAGATGTCCCCGTTATAACCTATGTTTACCCACCGGGAGCTATGGCAGCTTCTGCGGGGACGTATATAGCCTTAAGCTCACATTTGATAGCCATGGCGCCTGGGACAAGTATTGGTGCATGCAGACCTATTCTCGGATATTCTCAAAATGGGAGTATTATAGAGGCTCCCCCAAAGGTCGTCAACTTCTACGTCTCTTACATAAAAAGCTTAGCAAAGGCCAGCGGGAGAAATGAAACAATAGCAGAAAAGTTCATAACCGAAGATTTGGCTATAGGTCCAGAAGAAGCCCTAGAATATGGAGTTATTGAGGTTATTGCAAACGACGTGAATGAGCTTTTGGAGAAAGCAGATGGCATGAAAACTAAGGTTCCCGTAAAGGGAGAATACGTAACTCTAGACCTCAAGGGAGCCGAAGTGAAATACTTAGAACCGAGCTTGAAGGATAAAATTATAACGTACATTACTGACCCAGCTGTTGCCTACGTTCTCTTAACCCTTGGCATATGGGCCCTGGTTTTAGGGTTCTTAAGCCCGGGGTGGCACGTTCCGGAAACAGTGGGGGCAATAATGATTGTTCTGGCCATAATAGGCCTTGGATATTTCGGCTACAAAAGTGCAGGATTGCTGTTGATAGTTCTAGCAGTGGTATTCTTCATAGCGGAAGCCCTAACGCCTACCTTTGGCCTCTTTACTGTTGCGGGCTTCATAACATTTGTTTTAGGCAGTATAATGCTCTTCAGCGGGGGTGAGGGAGTGGACTATTTGGTTTCAAGGGAAGTTTATTCCCAGATTAGGTTGATAATAATAACAATTGGGGCACTGCTCGCGCTGTTCTTCGCATTTGGAATGGCCGCAGTAATAAGAGCCCATAGAAGAAAAGCGCAAACTGGAAAGGAAGAAATGATAGACCTTTCGGGAGAAGTTGTAGAGCCATTGGCTCCAGAAGGCATGATAAGAGTTAGAGGCGAGCTCTGGAGGGCAAGAAGCAAGGACGGAGAAACAATAAACGTTGGGGAGAAGGTTAAGGTTGTAGGTATGGAAGGGCTCAAACTTATTGTGGTTAGGGAAAAAGAGAAAAAGGATGAAAAAGAAAATACTAAAGAGGTGAAGTAG
- a CDS encoding DNA-3-methyladenine glycosylase family protein produces the protein MVKVIDLRKVTQEMIKNGTWKFENGIFKQALEKGIMSFDGENFYFPDYFSKKERKDAKKKLEFILGLDIDLEKFYSEIEDSKFSFLIEEFYGLTIPRAPNNYQALVEVIAQQQVKFEFAMKTISNLVKLVGRKIEDLYLFPKPEDILNLGDEDLKKTKLGYRGTYIKSLTEEYVKGNLNLDLEKLSEEEAIKYLTKFKGIGKWSAELFLAYGLGKNTYPAGDLGLRRGIAKIFNLNPKEVREKNVREILEPYGKWKSLLAFYILCYDRKTEMMKNASRNKGRRKKV, from the coding sequence ATGGTTAAGGTGATCGACCTCAGGAAAGTAACCCAGGAGATGATAAAAAACGGCACTTGGAAATTCGAAAATGGGATATTTAAACAAGCGTTAGAGAAGGGTATAATGAGTTTTGACGGAGAAAACTTCTATTTTCCAGATTACTTCTCGAAAAAAGAGCGAAAAGATGCAAAAAAGAAGCTTGAGTTTATTCTCGGTCTGGATATTGACCTTGAGAAGTTTTATTCAGAAATAGAGGATTCAAAGTTCTCGTTTTTAATTGAGGAGTTCTATGGACTAACCATCCCTAGGGCACCAAACAACTACCAGGCTTTAGTTGAAGTTATAGCCCAGCAGCAGGTAAAATTTGAGTTCGCAATGAAAACGATTAGCAACCTCGTAAAACTCGTAGGAAGAAAAATTGAAGACCTTTATCTGTTTCCAAAACCAGAAGACATTTTAAATTTGGGGGATGAGGATCTTAAGAAGACAAAGCTCGGCTATAGGGGAACTTACATAAAATCCCTCACAGAGGAGTACGTTAAGGGGAATTTGAATCTAGACCTAGAGAAACTCAGTGAAGAGGAAGCCATAAAGTATCTCACCAAGTTTAAAGGGATTGGGAAATGGAGTGCAGAGCTATTCTTGGCCTATGGCCTCGGGAAAAACACGTATCCAGCCGGAGATTTGGGGCTTAGGAGAGGAATAGCAAAGATATTTAATCTGAATCCTAAAGAAGTAAGAGAAAAGAATGTTAGGGAGATACTTGAGCCTTATGGAAAATGGAAGTCTCTGCTCGCTTTTTATATTCTCTGCTACGATAGAAAAACCGAGATGATGAAAAATGCCAGTAGAAATAAGGGTAGAAGGAAGAAGGTTTAA